The Actinomycetes bacterium genome includes the window TGGTCGGGCTGACAGGATTTGAACCTGCGACCCCTTGACCCCCAGTCAAGTGCGCTACCAAGCTGCGCCACAGCCCGTGCCGCTGCAACAGAATAGCCGACAGCATTCAGGCAGCTGCGTGCGGCGCGGAGGTCAGTACCCCTGGTTGTAGCCGCGATTCCAATACTTGAACTTCTTCTTGCCGTATCGGTCGAGCACATACTCCAGTGCTGCCCACAAATTGGTGTAGGGGACCGTCTGATAGCGGAGACTTCGGTATCCGGGCTTGGCGTGATAGCGGTAGGTAGGTGCGATGACCTGCAGTAGGCCCTTCGAGGGTGTGCCCCGTGCAGCGTTGATATCCCAGTTATTGACCGCATTCGGATTCCCGCCGGACTCCTGCTGAATTTGCGCCAGGATGCCCTTAAGGAACCGGCGCGGAATCTTCTTTTCCCGCATTACCATCTTGACCAGATTGGCCCACCGGATGACAGTTGGGTAGTACTTGCCGCCCCGAGGGTGACGCAGTTTGCGGCCCTGCCATTTCGATGGCCCGGTGTTGATAGTGGCCAACTTCGGCTTACCGCCCTTACCTGGTTTCGCTTCTGACGTGGGGGCGCCTTCTTGACCAGGAGCGGTTTCGTTGCTGGGTTGACCTTCGGAGGCGGGCGCAGCCGGTGCGGCCGGTGCCTCTTGCTGTGGTGGTACACCCTGCGGTGGGTTCGGTTGCTTTGAGTCAGCAGATGCTGGAGCGGCTAATAGGGCGGCGCCAATGGCTAGCGCACCGCAAAGTGCGCCCAGTCGTCGGTAGAACATAGATTCCCTTGATCGTGGCGAGGACAGCTTTCTCGCTAGGCACGGTTCGTTACCGTAGCGTTACTAGGTGCTATTTGCGACATTGTTGAGACTTTCTTGAGATTTTTATGAGGTACGTCACGGAAATATGTACGAACTCCGGACTGCTGTCGCAACTGCAGAGATTGGCGTGTTGTTTCGCTTTCCTGTCACGGCCCACTCGCGGCGGTAAGGTGTCACAAGCCCTTGGAGCGTTGATCGAGGAGTAGTGATCAGGTGCGCAGAGTTTTCGGAGCGCTGTTCATCTTGGTCGGGGTTGGTCTGACGATCGCTGGTGGCCTAGGCATCGCCGGATTCGGGACCGCGGGAACGTTGCAGGTCAAAAGTCCGCTGCTGCA containing:
- a CDS encoding transglycosylase SLT domain-containing protein; translation: MFYRRLGALCGALAIGAALLAAPASADSKQPNPPQGVPPQQEAPAAPAAPASEGQPSNETAPGQEGAPTSEAKPGKGGKPKLATINTGPSKWQGRKLRHPRGGKYYPTVIRWANLVKMVMREKKIPRRFLKGILAQIQQESGGNPNAVNNWDINAARGTPSKGLLQVIAPTYRYHAKPGYRSLRYQTVPYTNLWAALEYVLDRYGKKKFKYWNRGYNQGY